From the genome of Streptomyces sp. NBC_01341, one region includes:
- a CDS encoding DUF6597 domain-containing transcriptional factor: protein MGARYEERLSRFGGAVLWTWTGRRDPARPVLPDGCMDLLWTGGRLLVAGPDTHAFTPAEALSGTCVGIRFAPGTAPALLGVPAHELRDRRVALDALWPGGEVRRLTERTAEADDPASALEGIALGRAAVAGQADPLTAAVASQLRQGRSVAATAQAVGLGARQLHRRSLAAFGYGPKTLARVLRLQRALALVRAGTPYAEAACAAGCADQAHLAREMRDLAGTTLGGYLAATGHDGSAANSDTAQPSGSRTTA from the coding sequence ATGGGCGCACGGTACGAGGAGCGGCTGTCCCGCTTCGGCGGCGCGGTCCTCTGGACCTGGACCGGGCGGCGGGACCCGGCACGCCCCGTGCTGCCCGACGGCTGCATGGACCTGCTCTGGACCGGGGGGCGGCTGCTGGTCGCAGGCCCCGACACCCACGCGTTCACGCCCGCCGAGGCACTGTCCGGCACCTGCGTGGGCATCCGATTCGCCCCCGGCACGGCCCCCGCCCTCCTCGGCGTGCCCGCGCACGAGCTGCGCGACCGGCGGGTCGCACTGGACGCGCTCTGGCCCGGCGGGGAGGTACGCCGGCTCACCGAGCGGACCGCCGAGGCCGACGACCCCGCAAGCGCGCTGGAGGGCATCGCCCTCGGCAGGGCTGCCGTCGCCGGGCAGGCGGACCCGCTCACCGCCGCCGTCGCCTCACAGCTGCGGCAGGGACGCTCCGTCGCCGCCACGGCGCAGGCCGTCGGCCTCGGGGCCCGCCAGCTGCACCGGCGCTCCCTGGCCGCGTTCGGTTACGGCCCCAAGACGCTCGCCCGGGTGCTCCGGCTGCAACGCGCCCTGGCCCTCGTACGCGCGGGAACGCCGTACGCCGAGGCCGCCTGCGCGGCGGGCTGCGCCGACCAGGCGCATCTGGCCCGGGAGATGCGGGACCTGGCCGGTACGACGCTCGGCGGCTACCTGGCCGCCACGGGTCACGACGGGTCGGCGGCGAACAGCGACACCGCGCAGCCGTCGGGGTCCAGGACGACGGCGTAG
- a CDS encoding CoA-transferase subunit beta, translating into MTTTATGTPTSSELLSVVASRELAARRTVFAGIGLPTLATELAHLTVAPRIEVVYESGVCGAHPSHLPETIADAVLISGAEAVLSMPALFGCVLQGGHIDVGFLGAAQIDRWGNLNTSVIGDWERPEVRLPGSGGGIEVMANSREVFVVMRRHDPRSFTAELDFCTTPGPDRALAEGIRPLGAGVTRVITELGILARSGVGEELRLVAVHPGVTVEQVRAATGWDLAVADSVDTVPPPTGAELRLLREDVDPDRVYLR; encoded by the coding sequence ATGACCACCACAGCGACGGGCACCCCGACCTCCTCGGAGCTGCTCTCCGTCGTCGCCTCGCGCGAACTGGCAGCTCGGCGGACGGTGTTCGCGGGTATCGGACTGCCCACGCTGGCGACCGAACTGGCCCATCTGACGGTCGCGCCCCGGATCGAGGTGGTGTACGAGTCCGGGGTCTGCGGGGCGCATCCCTCGCATCTGCCCGAGACCATCGCCGACGCCGTGCTCATCTCGGGCGCGGAGGCCGTCCTGTCGATGCCCGCGCTGTTCGGCTGCGTGCTGCAGGGCGGCCACATCGACGTGGGCTTCCTCGGCGCCGCGCAGATCGACCGGTGGGGCAACCTCAACACCTCCGTCATCGGCGACTGGGAGAGGCCCGAGGTGCGGCTCCCCGGCTCCGGGGGCGGGATCGAGGTGATGGCCAATTCCCGCGAGGTGTTCGTGGTGATGCGCCGCCACGACCCCCGCTCCTTCACGGCCGAGCTGGACTTCTGCACGACCCCGGGTCCTGACCGGGCGCTCGCCGAGGGCATCCGCCCACTGGGTGCCGGGGTCACCCGGGTCATCACCGAACTGGGCATCCTGGCCCGCTCGGGCGTCGGCGAGGAGCTGCGACTCGTCGCCGTGCACCCGGGGGTGACGGTCGAACAGGTCCGCGCTGCGACGGGCTGGGACCTGGCGGTGGCCGACTCGGTGGACACCGTGCCCCCGCCGACCGGGGCGGAACTGCGGCTCCTGCGCGAGGACGTCGACCCCGACCGCGTCTACCTCCGCTGA
- a CDS encoding VOC family protein yields MTPRLDALSVTTSDLAASLTFYRRLGLDIPAGAESAPHVEVALPGGQRLLWDTEDVVRSFDPGWKGSEGGERLGLAFLCDSPAEVDSVFADLTGAGYRGHLKPWDAVWGQRYAVVLDPDGCAVSLFAADPS; encoded by the coding sequence ATGACTCCACGACTCGACGCCTTGTCCGTCACCACCTCCGACCTGGCCGCTTCTCTGACGTTCTACCGCCGGCTCGGTCTCGACATCCCCGCCGGAGCCGAATCGGCCCCGCACGTCGAAGTGGCCCTCCCCGGCGGGCAGCGCCTGCTCTGGGACACCGAGGACGTCGTCCGCTCCTTCGATCCCGGGTGGAAGGGCTCCGAGGGCGGCGAACGCCTCGGGCTCGCCTTCCTCTGCGACAGCCCTGCCGAGGTCGACTCCGTGTTCGCGGATCTGACCGGCGCCGGATACCGGGGCCATCTCAAGCCCTGGGACGCGGTCTGGGGGCAGCGCTACGCCGTCGTCCTGGACCCCGACGGCTGCGCGGTGTCGCTGTTCGCCGCCGACCCGTCGTGA
- a CDS encoding 3-hydroxyacyl-CoA dehydrogenase produces the protein MRIRIVGAGAMGRGIAQWAVTGGHTVELCDVRPEAVTAAVDFVRSMLDRAVEKGRMPAGDSAAALARLVPLDDPWAPGPEVGLVVEAVREDLGTKAEVFGKLEAALPASAVFATNTSSLSVTRIASSLRDPGRLAGLHFFNPVPLMKIVEVVPGAATRPEIPPALTALVESCGHRAVTVADAPGFLVNHAGRGLVTEALALLEESVADPAGIDRIARDVLGLRMGPFELMDLTGLDVTAAVIDSIWQGFRHEDRLRPSSLTPNRVTAGLHGRKTGRGWFAYGPDAPAQTPEPPVTGDADRPVFVAGEDGEALRSALSAAGATVESGFAPSAEAVVLVPVWGTTVAAAVASLGLPAERAFGADPLPPAGRRRVLAVTPAADPAAARDARAVLARAADGGEPFAVSVVRDTAGSVAQRLLASVVSVATSIAERSLATPADIDLAVTTGLGYPVGPLAWGDRVGAGRVLELQRALHATTGDPRYRPTRWLTERAQLGLPLTDPGTSPDACVHG, from the coding sequence ATGCGTATCAGGATCGTCGGAGCCGGAGCCATGGGCCGCGGCATCGCCCAGTGGGCCGTCACGGGCGGGCACACCGTCGAGCTCTGCGACGTACGGCCCGAGGCGGTGACAGCGGCCGTGGACTTCGTACGGTCCATGCTGGACCGGGCCGTGGAGAAGGGCCGGATGCCGGCCGGGGACTCCGCCGCTGCTCTGGCCAGGCTCGTCCCGCTGGACGATCCGTGGGCGCCGGGCCCCGAGGTCGGTCTGGTCGTCGAGGCCGTGCGGGAGGACCTCGGCACCAAGGCGGAGGTCTTCGGGAAGCTGGAGGCGGCCCTGCCCGCCTCCGCGGTGTTCGCCACCAACACCTCCTCCCTGTCGGTGACGCGGATCGCGTCGTCGCTCCGGGACCCGGGGCGGCTGGCGGGGCTGCATTTCTTCAACCCCGTCCCGCTGATGAAGATCGTCGAGGTCGTGCCGGGCGCCGCCACCCGGCCGGAGATCCCGCCGGCCCTGACCGCGCTGGTGGAGAGCTGCGGACACCGTGCGGTCACCGTCGCCGACGCCCCCGGCTTCCTGGTCAACCACGCCGGCCGGGGCCTCGTGACGGAGGCGCTGGCGCTGCTGGAGGAGTCGGTCGCCGACCCCGCGGGCATCGACCGCATCGCCCGGGACGTGCTGGGGCTGCGCATGGGCCCGTTCGAACTCATGGACCTGACCGGACTCGACGTCACGGCGGCGGTCATCGACTCGATCTGGCAGGGCTTCCGCCACGAGGACCGGCTCCGCCCCTCCTCCCTCACCCCCAACCGTGTGACGGCCGGGCTGCACGGCCGCAAGACCGGCCGGGGCTGGTTCGCGTACGGCCCGGACGCGCCCGCGCAGACCCCGGAACCGCCGGTGACGGGGGACGCGGACCGGCCGGTATTCGTGGCCGGCGAGGACGGCGAGGCGCTGCGGAGCGCGCTGAGCGCGGCGGGGGCCACGGTCGAGAGCGGCTTCGCGCCCTCGGCGGAAGCCGTCGTCCTCGTGCCGGTGTGGGGCACCACGGTGGCGGCCGCCGTGGCGTCGCTGGGGCTGCCCGCCGAGCGCGCCTTCGGGGCGGACCCGCTGCCGCCCGCCGGCCGCCGCCGGGTGCTCGCGGTGACCCCCGCGGCCGACCCGGCAGCGGCGCGGGACGCGCGGGCGGTCCTTGCCCGGGCGGCGGACGGCGGCGAGCCCTTCGCGGTGTCCGTGGTGCGGGACACCGCGGGTTCGGTCGCGCAGCGGCTGCTCGCCTCGGTGGTGTCGGTCGCCACCTCGATCGCCGAGCGCTCGCTGGCCACCCCCGCCGACATCGACCTCGCCGTCACAACCGGTCTCGGCTACCCGGTGGGGCCACTGGCCTGGGGCGACCGGGTCGGGGCCGGGCGCGTGCTGGAACTCCAGCGGGCCCTGCACGCCACGACCGGCGACCCGCGGTACCGGCCGACGCGGTGGCTCACCGAGCGCGCCCAGCTGGGCCTGCCCCTGACGGATCCGGGCACGTCACCCGACGCCTGCGTCCACGGCTGA